Genomic DNA from Marnyiella aurantia:
TCATTCTTGTCAAAGGCAACAGAAACCGTACCTTCAGAATTCGTCGGCAGACCATTTTGGTCAGTAATGGTGTATACTACATCATCCGAAAAATTAAGCGGTGAATTTTTGTAATCATAAGCCACCATGTCCGTAGTACGTGGCAGAGGTATCCACATCATGTCCTTATAAAAAACAGGTTTTTGAGTTGTGAAACTTACAGGAAGATTTCTGGTCAGAAAAGTGTCGGCAGCCCGGTCGTAGGCCATAATGCCGGCTGATAAAGAGTTCGTCGCATTGTTGAACAGAAAGCCTATCGTACCCATTAGATTATTGTTCCTGTCAAAGGCCAGCCCTGTAGGGCGGTTATAAGAATGGTTGGTAGATGTAGGGTAAAATTTCTGTAAGGTGAAATCTTTAGCTGTAACATCATATTTCATCTTATAGATGCCCTGACCGGGTTTTTCGGTGTGGTTAGCGAAGAATATCTCATCAGTATCTGATGGGTTGGATACCACATCCAGAACATTAAAGACAGTATCTGTATTTTCAATGAACATGGTGGAATATACCCACTGCATACCGTCAAAATGGTAGAAACCTAGGTTTGCAGGATCAGGTTGGGATCCGTTGTATCGGTCTTTACGGGCGCCGGAAGATACCCAAAGTCTGTTATTGTTAATTTCAATTTTGTAGGACCTGTTATTGTAAGGGCCGTCCGGTTTTATTGAAGTTTTAGCAGCATTCATAATGCCGGAACGCTGGGTGCCCGCAAAAACCTGCCCGCCGATATAAGTCCCCGTGTTACACGGTTGTCCAAATCCCGCACTGTTTACCGGTGAGCCGCTGGTACTGAATACATAAATCCTCTCATTATCGGTAACAGTAATATGCTGATCAGTAACAACCACATCAGAAACATTTCCGAAGGTTTGAGTTAGTGGAGAAAAGGCGGTCCCGTTACCGTAATACACGGTATTGGCAGTAGCGAAAACCGTAGTGTTTTCTGAATCTGCATGTATAAAACTGCCTGCAGTTTGTGTAGTCCAGGTGGAGTAAACCGGGAAAGTAACATCGATATCGTGTCTTTTAAGTCCTGTTGCAGTGGCCGCATAAACGGTATTGTCTTTAATTGTAGCCTCATTTGCTGCTTCAAAACCAGTTCCGGTGGTAAAGAAAGCCGACTGTGCGAATTCCTTCTTCTTAAGGTCGAATATTGAAACTCCGTAACCTACGGAAATCACCGCCCTGTCCCCGCTGATGGAGATGTGATTGATGCGTTTGTCTCCGTTATAACCTGTAGCGATGGGAATATCAACTACATAGGTAATCCCGTTAGGAGTTACTACATCCATGGAACCGTTTCTGTAACCTATAAGCCCGATTTTGGTATCAGGATTATAGTCGAATGCGGAGATTTTCACCTCATGTAAACCATTGGCTTTGGACAGCTTCGTTATTTCGCCGGAGGAAAGGTTATAATAAAATATACCGTTCTCTGTGGCAGCCATCAGTCTGCCGTTGTCCTCTTTAATGGCCAGTACATTGTTATAGGAAAACAGGTCGCTCCACTTTTTGGAAGAAATGTTTTGCCCGCTTACCATGCTGCCGGCGGAGAGAAGTACGGAAAACAGTATTGCTTTTTTCATTCGTTAGTTTTTATGCAATGATATTTGCGTTGATGGCTTGGTTTTGCCATGTGATATTCTGAACTTTTCGCAGGCGGTCAAATTCAAAATCTATTCTGCCAAGTAACAGGCCAGCCCAGCCTACCTGGTTTACAAGTACAGTTTTACCCGCTTTGTTGGTCAGTTGCTGCGGTTCTTTCAGAAAAGTGTGGGTATGTCCTCCTAAGATGAGGTCAATTCCGTCCATTTGCGGCCAGGATCCGGGTCCGAAACCTTATTTGGGTTGTCGCGGTAATCATAACCGATATGCGAAAGACAGATAACCAGGTCACACTTCTTGTCTTCCCTTAGGATCCGTGTGTATTCCTGTGCAGTTTCGATGGCATTCAGGTGTACTGTTTCTCCATAATGAGTTTTACCAACCAGTCCTGCCAGTTCAATACCAACACCAAATATTCCTATTTTAATACCGCCTTTGCGGAAAATCCTGTATTTTTCAGTCAGTCCGTCCAATATAGTATTGCTGAAATCGTAGTTGGAACAGATGAAAGGAAATTTGGCGTTTGGAAGCGCTTTTTTAAATCCGTCAAGCCTGTTGTCGAACTCATGATTACCCATTGTAGAGGCATCGTAACCCATCATGGACATCAGCTTAAATTCAAGTTCACCACCAAAAAAGTTGAAGTATGGTGTACCCTGAAAAACATCGCCTGCATCCCAGCAATAATACATTCTGTTCCTCCGCACGGATTTTCTGGATCAGTGTAGCTCTTCTGGCAAAACCGCCCTGGTTGGGGTTCCTTGCATAGGAAGCATCAAAAGGTTCAATGCGGCTGTGCTGGTCGTTGGTATGGAGTATGGTAAGACGTGTTCCGCCTTCCGGAACTGCCATCCCAGAACCGCCTGCCAGCAGGAGTTGGGGTGCCAGTGTAAGTGCCAGTGTTCCACCGCCCAGGGTCTGTATAAATTTTTTTCTATTCATTATCTGTCCGGTTCGGTTTGTTTTTAAATTGCAGACGAAGGTCAGTCGGTTCCTTAACTTCAGGCATGGCTTTAAATTTTTCAATGAACAGGTCGCGCATCCTGATGCCGGTCTTAATTAGTTCAGCACCCACAAAAAACTGCATATTGTCTCCGCCCCCGGCAAGATAGTCAGAAGTGGCAATGTAATAAGTTTTGCTTTTATCGAAAGCGTCGCCATTAATCTTATTGGTGACGAGTACAGTTCCATCTGTTTCAATCACCAGACCCGAAACGGGATTGTTTTTCTGGAACTTACGGTAGAATTCAAAGAGTTGTTCCATTCGGGTGCCGTCCAGTTTCATAATCACTACTTCATTTTCAAAAGGCATCACTTCGTAAATATGGCGGGTCAGGATATCACCTTTTCCTATGGAAGTCCTGATTCCACCGATGTTGATGACAGCTGCATCTACTGCAGGCCGGTCATTCGCTTTTGCCCACTCAGCTGCGCCCTGCAGTGTGAAATCTGCGAGAAGGTTCCCCAAATTACTGTTGTCGCCCTGCTTATTTAAGTCCACAGATGTATAAGACAGCCGTGTGTTCATCTTGCTGTCCAGATCTTTCTTATAAGGTGCGATCACCTGCACAAATTCAGGATCCTCAGTCAGGGTCTCGGCAATGGAAATGTTTTTCTGCGTCTGTACCCCGCTTACTGCAAGTGGCGCCCGGCAGGCAGTGAAGGCAAACAGTACTACGGCTGCGCTCCAGTATTTGTAATTCATTATTATTTTGGATATCACCTACAAATATATGATTTGAAAGCAAATTTTCACTTTTTTTAACGAAAATAATTGGCCGAAAGGTGTAAATTTGAGACATTAAAATTTTAAAACATGAGCAAACTAAAAGGAGTTGGTGTGGCTTTGGTAACGCCGTTTAATGAGGATTTGTCGGTAGATTTTAATTCGCTTACAAAGCTTGTTGATTTCAATATTGAAAACGGGACTTCCTTTCTGGTGGTTCTGGGCACTACCGCTGAAGCTGCAACCCTGAGCGCGGAGGAAAAACAGCAGGTGATAGATCATGTAATTAAAGCCAATAACAAGAGGGTGCCGTTGGTGCTGGGCATTGGTGGCAACAATACCAGGGAGGTGAAGCAACAGATTGAAGAGGCGGACCTGTCTGAGTTTGAAGCCGTACTTTCTGTGTCACCTTATTATAACAAACCCAGCCAGGAAGGTCTTTATCAGCATTTTAAGATGCTGGCTGAAACCGGTAAACAAATCATCATCTATAACGTCCCGTCACGCACAGGGCAAAATATTGAGGCTTCTACTACACTTCGCCTGGCCAATGAGTTTCCGAACCTGTTTATGATTAAAGAAGCAGCACCAAATATCCTGCAGTATTTTGATATCCTTCGGCAGAAACCTGAGGGTTTCAATTTGCTTTCAGGAGATGATGAGTTTACGCTTCCAGTTACCCTGGCCGGTGGTGCTGGCGTTATTTCCGTTATCGGACAGGCTTATCCAAAGGAATTCTCGACAATGATACAACTGGCTTTTGAAGGTAAGGTTAAAGAGGCCTATGAGATCCATAACAGGCTTGTGAATATTACCAGACTTATTTTTGCTGAAGGCAATCCATGTGGGATCAAGGCGGTGCTCGCAGAAATGGGAATACTTAAAAACTATCTCCGTTTGCCGCTCATCCCGGCATCAGATGAACTGCACGTGAAGATTAAGGCTGAAATGAAAAACATTTAAATTGGTAATGGGCTGCGGCCCATTTTTTATTGAAGACCATTTATATGAAAATAACACTGGCCATCGCCACCGATATTCCACTTCTTCAGAAACTGGCTGAGGAATCATGGCGCGCCAACTACCGTGATATCCTGTGTGCTGAGCAGATTGATTACATGCTGCGCATGATGTATTCCCGGGATGAACTTCAGAAACATTTTGACCAGGCTAAATATTGTTATCATCTCATTTGGGATGGTGAAATGGCGGTTGGCTTCATCGGTTTTGAACAGGATTACGAACCCCAAACAACCAAACTTCACCGTATCTACCTTCTGCAGGAATGTAAAGGCCGCGGACTTGGCAGCTTTGCTTTAAAATTCTTGGAAGAAACCGTCCGCAACTATGGTAACAGACGTATTATACTGAACGTGAACAAAGGCAATCCTGCACGGGAATTTTATAGTTCGCAGGGCTATCTGGTTTATGATGAGGGTGTGTTTGATATTGGAAACGGCTTCGTTATGGATGACGTGCTGATGGAAAAATTTCTATAAATTTAAAAGATGAAAAGATATGCCGCCCTGTTCTGTTACCTTTCCTTTCTGCCGATTAACGCACAGGTGCAGAAGGCCATTACCGATTCCGGAAAGGAAGTGGTTCTTTTTGACGATAAAACATGGCGTTTTGTTCATGAGTCAGACAGCGCGGCGCTCGAAACCATTTTAACCAACGCCACGCTTTACAACCGTGATCCAAAGGCTACCCGGGCTGTAAACAGCTCCAACCTGAATGTGGCAGTATACCACGATCCAAAGAAGTGGAGTGCAGTTCCTAACCGTCTCCAGAATACTGAATATATGTTTGTGGGTCCTAACCACATCTTTTCTACGCTTACGGCAGATAAATCCAGGATTCCCAATCTCAGGATTGTAAAGGATGTTGTACTTTCCAACGTAAGACAGGCCGTGGACTATTTTCGGCTCAAGGAATCAGAATACCGTACTATAAACGGGAAAAAGTTGCTTTACCTTCGGTACATTGCCAATCTGAAAGGGTTAGATTTTGAATATGCGGGATATTATTTTATAAACGATTCGGGTTTTGCAATGGTTGTAGCCTATACGATGCAGAAGGATTTCGATAAAAATTTTGCTGAAATAGAAAACTTTCTCAATGGTTTTACGGAAGTGAAGTACCAGTCGCCTCCACCGCCTATGCCACCGCCGCAACACTAATATTGTAAAAGCCACGCATAATTCTGTAAAAAAAATTCTGTTGTAATTCTGCACTTTTGTTCTGTTAATGTTTAACAGAAGAATAAATGAACAGGTTAGAGGCTTTTGAAGATTATTTTGTTTCACTGTACAAGAAATTCGGTATCGCGAGATTGGATTATGACCGCGAACTTCTTCTGGATGATAAAGACATCCACAAGATGGTTTTTTCGTCAGACGATTTCAACAGAGATTACAACCGCCTTCAGTCCCACTGTAAAAAAGTATATAAACTGCTGAAACGCCGTTATCATATTACGGTCCGAAAAGATTTCGGAGATAATTATTACGTAACTGTTGACTAAAAACTTAAAAATACTTTTCTTTTTTATCTATCGTAGGTTTCCCGCAGATGTTTCTGCGGGAAACCTCATTCTGAAGCTATGTGATACCTGCCGATAATCTCACATGCATAATCTTAAATTTGTTATCTTTACCCATAAATAGTCCTTTATTATAATGAAAATCTATCTCAAATTTGATTTTAACACCATCTGCAAATCCGTACTGGATCAAAAACTCGGGGAGAAAGGATGGAAGTACCGTATCGTAAGTTTTGGCGAAGTAGAGTTCCTGGAACAGATACCTAAGGAACAGATGAAAGAGCTTACCGAATCATTAAATGAATATGGGATTGAAATCATCGAAAACCAGAAGTCTGCATTGGTGCAGAAGATCAAGGATGTAATTTATGACATGGTTTTTTCGGAGAAAGATGTGCATGTGAAGGCCTCAGTTTACCTGGCCGAGAAGCTGAATCACAGTTATGGCTACCTGTCCAACCTGTTCTCGGAGGTTACTTATACATCCATTGAGAACTTCATTATCATGCAGAAAATCGATTATGCAAAGCAGCTGATCGTGAATGATAAGCTTACTCTTACAGAAATTGCTTACCGTCTTAATTATTCCAGCGTTGCGCACCTGAGTACCCAGTTTAAAAACACCACCGGTATCACGCCGTCCCAGTTTCAGAAAATTATTGCAAAGAGAAGGGAACTGGCCAATATGAAATAAAATATACAGAACAGAAAATGGTAAAAGAATATATGCATATCATCCTTGCTGATGATGATGAAGATGACAGACTGTTTTTCACTGATGCCTTTGAAGAGCTCAAGATCAACACTAAAGTACGCACCTATAACGATGGTGCCGCATTGATGGATTATCTGAACAGCGAAGATGCGTTACTTCCCGAAATACTGTTTCTGGACCTCAATATGCCCAAAAAGAACGGTATAGAGTGTCTGGATGAAATCAAGAATAATCCCAAACTGTCCAATATTGCCGTTGCGATCTATTCTACATCATCATCGGAGGAACATATTGAGGAAACCTTTGTGAAAGGTGCCAATATATATATAAAGAAACCAAGCGATTTTGGAGCGCTTAAAAAAGTGCTGTCCGACGTTGTAACCATTAACTGGCAGTATCAGACTTCCGGACTCAACAAGGATAATTTTCTGCTCAGAATGTGAAGATGAACAAGTTCTTCCGGACCCGGTCGTCCTTTCTTCTTACAGTAATCTTTATTGTATCTACTGCTCTTATGTTTTTTCTGATGGCGGTAACCTACAAGCATCTTGAGCGCCAGTCTAAAAATTCGGACTGGATGACAGATAGCTATGAGGTGTCCGTTAAACTGGAAAGGATATATTCCAACCTGAAGGATATTGAAACCGAACGGCGTAATTTTATCCTGACGGAAGATCCAACTTCACGCCAGACCATTTCCATAAAAAAGCAGGAAATTAACGCGTTACTTTCCGAGTTGGATACTCTTTTCCAGGCACATCCCGGCCAAAGGGAGAGTCTGGAAAGTCTTAAGCTGATGATCCGGTACAAATATGAAATTGTAACGGCAAGTTTCGTTTCAAACCTGTCCTACGACGACATGGATGCCCTGAAGGAATCCCTGATGACCGGCCAGCGCGTAATGGCCAGTATACACGACAGGATAGACCAAATGCTGCAGGAAGAAAAACTGCTGCTGGAAGACCGTAAAGCCGCCTTTATTTTCAGCCAGAAATCAACACCGTTTTACCTTTACCTAATCTCCCTCTTTGCCCTGGGGCTCCTTATTTTCATCTTCTATAAAGTTAATGCTGATATTAAAAACCAGCGCAAACTGAATTATGATCTTCAGGTGAGCCTGGATACAGCCCAACTCGCAGAAAAGGTGGGAGGCTATGGAATCTGGATTTTGGATTATAATACCGGGACTTATCACTACTCAGATAATCAATACAGTCTGCTGGGCTATGAACCTCAGTCTTTTAAAGCAGATTACGGCAGTTTTATGAATAATGTACACCGTGATGACCTGCACTATGTGCGGGCTAAATATGCGGACATGGTGCAGAATGGCAAAATGGCTCCGTTCCGGTACCGCATTGTACGTGAAGACGGTGTTGTGAAATTTCTTCACGTCGTGGGAAAATCGGTAATTTCCCCCAATGACGACAGGATTCTGCTGGGAATAACGATGGATGTAACAAGCGAAATTGAGAATCAGCTGCAACTGGAAAATGTGAATGCCATCCTAACGGACAGGAATATTCATCTTAATGTGGCCAATAAGACTTTCGAAGAAGCAGAGAAAATTGGAAGGTTCGGAACTTTGCAGTGGATTCTGGGGGATGACCGTTTTGTTTTTTCCGATAACCTTGTGCGCCTTTTCGGCTTTGAAGCTGAGGATTTTGACCACCATCCCAGGTCGTTTTTTAAGACGGTCCATCCACAGGACGCAAAAATGCTGGAAGACCGTATTGCAGCTATTACCGAATTACAGGATATCTCAGCTTTTACCTTCCGGATTTTACGGAATACAGATCAAAAGCTGATTTATATTGATGTAACCTGTAAGATTATCCGCGATTCCGAACTGGGCGATTACTTCCTGTTTATTCTTCAGGATGCAACAGAGGAAGTACTGGATAAAAACGACATTGAAGAAAAGAACCGGATTCTGGAAGCCAAAAATACGGAATTGCAGGCCTTTAACTATTTTGCCAGTCATGATCTACAGGAGCCTTTACGTAAAATACAGACATTTATAAGCCGACTGAAGGATAAGGAATACGATAAATTATCCGATACAGGTAAGCAGTATCTGGAGCGTATCCAATCCTCTTCGGACCGTATGCGTCTGCTCATTAAAGACCTGCTGCAGTTCTCCCGGACCACAAGTGCCGAGCAGGTTTTTGTTACTGCAGATCTGAACCAGCTAATGTACAATGCGCTGGAGGAACTGCATCATCCCATTGAGGAAAGAAAAGCCCTGGTAAAAACACAAACCCTTCCGGTGCTCAATGTGGTGCCGTTTCAGATTCAGCAGCTTTTTATAAATCTCATCAGTAATTCACTTAAATACTCGCGTGAGAATGTTACCCCGGAAATAAGTATTACAGTGGATCATGTTCTGTCTGAAGAACAGGGTCTTCCGGTGAAACCAGGCAGTTATTTCTACCGGATTGTCTTTACAGATAACGGAATTGGATTTGAACAGCAGTATGCCGAAAAGATCTTTACTCTTTTTAGCCGTTTACATGGTAAACTCGAGTATGAGGGTACTGGTATCGGGCTGGCAATCTGTAAGAAGATTGTTGAGAATCATTCCGGATACATCAATGCTGTTGGAACTCCCGGTAAAGGTTCCGTGTTCACAGTCTGTCTGCCCGCGCAGTAATTCTTTATATTCTGAAAGCTTTGCCCTTCATGATGTAATACGATCCAAATTTCCCTTGGCGATATTTGTCGCTCAGATGTAGCTCTCCTTCTTCGGGGTTGTATTTTTTCGGTAAAGTATAAACATACAATCTAATCTTATAATATCAGTTTTAGAACTTACGGGGATATTTGCACTGGACAATTTATATAAAAATGAAAGATAATATTCTGTATATGATGGCGGCGGTCTTATTTTTCAGCTGGATGATTGGTTACATGCTGTTTGATATTGGGGGTGTTTTCCATTTCATGTTTCTCTTTTCAGTATTGGCCGTACTGTTGAAACTGGTAAAAGACTATTCACGTTAATCTCAATTATAACCTTAAAATAAACTATTATGACAAAGTTCCCTTTTTTTACAAGAGTACAGTTATTCGTTTACTCATTGTTCCTTTCTGCAATTGCGTTTGCACAAAATTCCAGCCCGGACCTGGATGTAGATGTGGACGTTAGTAAACCCGGGGATGCAATGGGCGGTGACTGGATGTCCAACCCGCTGGTGTGGGTTATCGGTGCACTCGTGCTCATCGTTATTATCGCATTGGTTGCAAGAGGAAATAACAACAGAGCGTAGTTATAAAAGTACCTGATAAAAAACTGGCTGTTTACCTCTTGGTAGACAGCCTTTCTGTTTATTATCGGTCGGCCCGCAACGCTTTTCGTTTGTTTTCTCCAAAAAATTATATTGTTAAGATATTTTGCCCCAGCTGGTTTTTCCCCGATAATGCGTTAGGTAATGATTTTTAAGATTCTGATGATCGGGTAGGGCCAGAAACGGATCTTTCTGCAGGATTGTTGCAACAGTATCTTTGGATGCCTCAATAATTTTGGCATCAGTGGTAAGATCCAGTTTTTTAAAGTCAAGAATGCCACTCTGCTGTGTGCCTAATAAATCGCCCGGGCCGCGCAGCTGCATATCCACTTCAGAAATCTTGAAACCATCATTTGTTTCCGTCATTGTTTTAATACGGATCCGGCTTTCTTTCGTTAGTTTATCCGAGGTCATAAGTATACAGTAACTCTGCTCTGCCCCGCGTCCCACACGTCCGCGAAGTTGGTGCAGCTGGGACAGGCCGAAGCGTTCGGCGCTTTCAATAATCATCACCGAGGCATTCGGCACATTAACTCCAACCTCAATTACCGTAGTGGCAACCATGATCTGCGCTTTGCCGGAAGCAAAGTACTGCATCGCATCCTCCTTCTCGTTGGGCTTCATCCGCCCGTGAAGCATCGTTACGTTGCAGCCTTCAAAAAACTGGACAATATGGTCGAAATTCTCCATGAGGTTTTTGTAATCCAGGGTTTCGGATTCTTCAATAAGCGGATATACAAAATAGACCTGACGCCCCTTTTCAATTTCCTCCTGAGCAAAGCGGAAAACACTCAGCCGGTCTTTTTCGCGGCGGTGAGCGGTAATAATTGGTTTCCTGCCCAGGGGCATTTCGTCAATTACGGAGACGTCCAGGTCGCTGTAGAAACTCATCGCCAGAGTTCGCGGTATAGGTGTAGCCGTCATTACAAGGATATGAGGCGGGATCCGGTTCTTTGCCCACAGTCTTGCACGCTGGGCCACACCAAAGCGGTGCTGTTCGTCTATAATGGCGAGTCCGAGGTTTTTGAACTGCACAATATCCTCCAGCACTGCATGTGTGCCAACTAAAATGGAAAGGTCGCCGCTCAGCAGGGAGTCGTGGATACTCTTTCGCTCTGATTTTTTTGTTGAACCGGTAAGCAGACGGATTTGGATTCCTGCAATCTCCGTCAGTTCTTTCAGCGAGTTATAATGCTGCTGAGCGAGGATTTCGGTGGGAGCCATCATCACACTCTGGAAGCCATTATCCATCGCGATAAGCATTGCCAATAATGCAACAATGGTTTTGCCAGAACCTACATCACCCTGAAGTAGCCGGTTCATCTGCACCGGGCGCCGCATATCCGTCCTGATTTCCCTGATGACTCTTTTTTGTGCATTCGTGAGCGGAAAAGGCAGGTGGTCCCGGTAAAAAGTGGTAAAATAATCTCCGACAAGCGTAAATGGATTACCGATCGCGTTTGCTTGATGGTGCTGCTTTTTTAGTGCGTAGCTCAGTTGGAAAAAAAAGGCTTCTTCAAATTTTATTCTCCGGTTTGCCTGCTCATATTTACGCAGGTCGCCGGGAAAATGAATATTTAAGTATGCCTCACCACGGGGCATGAGTTTCAGCTTCTGACGGACAGCATCGGGTATATTTTCTGTCAGCAGCGCAGGTATTTGCGTGCAGATGCTCCGGAGAACATTCTGAAAGAACTTGTGGTTTAGTCCGCGTTTGCTTAGTTTTTCTGAACCGGGGTAAATGGGCAGCAGCCCCGTGGGCTTTTCCTTCAGTTCTTCAACCTCAATTTCAGGGTGGGCCATTGAAAACTGACTGTTAAACAGGGTGACTTTTCCGAAAATATAAACTGTTTTATTAACCGGTAACTGTTCCTTCAGCCATTTTGAGTATTTAAACCATACAAGGTCAATGATTCCTGTTTCATCCTGAAACTTCGCTGCCAGCCTTTTGCTGCGGCCTTCGCCAAGTTCCTTCAGATCTATGATGCGTCCTTTGAGCTGAACTTCGGGTAGGGTATCGGACAGATTCTTTATATCGTAAACCTGACTTTTGTCCAGATACCGGATAGGGTAGAAATTCAGAAAGTCTTCCACAGTC
This window encodes:
- the porZ gene encoding type IX secretion system anionic LPS delivery protein PorZ — its product is MKKAILFSVLLSAGSMVSGQNISSKKWSDLFSYNNVLAIKEDNGRLMAATENGIFYYNLSSGEITKLSKANGLHEVKISAFDYNPDTKIGLIGYRNGSMDVVTPNGITYVVDIPIATGYNGDKRINHISISGDRAVISVGYGVSIFDLKKKEFAQSAFFTTGTGFEAANEATIKDNTVYAATATGLKRHDIDVTFPVYSTWTTQTAGSFIHADSENTTVFATANTVYYGNGTAFSPLTQTFGNVSDVVVTDQHITVTDNERIYVFSTSGSPVNSAGFGQPCNTGTYIGGQVFAGTQRSGIMNAAKTSIKPDGPYNNRSYKIEINNNRLWVSSGARKDRYNGSQPDPANLGFYHFDGMQWVYSTMFIENTDTVFNVLDVVSNPSDTDEIFFANHTEKPGQGIYKMKYDVTAKDFTLQKFYPTSTNHSYNRPTGLAFDRNNNLMGTIGFLFNNATNSLSAGIMAYDRAADTFLTRNLPVSFTTQKPVFYKDMMWIPLPRTTDMVAYDYKNSPLNFSDDVVYTITDQNGLPTNSEGTVSVAFDKNDDAWIGTDTGLRILPSASTDVKNSPQLEPVIIEQNGIPEELFRDGAILQVEVDSGNFKWVSVDGGGAYLLSANGERTLLHLTRENSPIPTNSITDIKVDNKTGKVYFVTFDGIVVYQSDVVDVTSNFGNVLVYPNPVVTANFKGFVTIRGLAEKTNIRIVDAAGNLVHQAVARGGFHQWDLNNQRGRRVASGVYFVLMTNADGTDKATAKIAVVN
- a CDS encoding 5'-nucleotidase C-terminal domain-containing protein, whose product is MNYKYWSAAVVLFAFTACRAPLAVSGVQTQKNISIAETLTEDPEFVQVIAPYKKDLDSKMNTRLSYTSVDLNKQGDNSNLGNLLADFTLQGAAEWAKANDRPAVDAAVINIGGIRTSIGKGDILTRHIYEVMPFENEVVIMKLDGTRMEQLFEFYRKFQKNNPVSGLVIETDGTVLVTNKINGDAFDKSKTYYIATSDYLAGGGDNMQFFVGAELIKTGIRMRDLFIEKFKAMPEVKEPTDLRLQFKNKPNRTDNE
- the dapA gene encoding 4-hydroxy-tetrahydrodipicolinate synthase gives rise to the protein MSKLKGVGVALVTPFNEDLSVDFNSLTKLVDFNIENGTSFLVVLGTTAEAATLSAEEKQQVIDHVIKANNKRVPLVLGIGGNNTREVKQQIEEADLSEFEAVLSVSPYYNKPSQEGLYQHFKMLAETGKQIIIYNVPSRTGQNIEASTTLRLANEFPNLFMIKEAAPNILQYFDILRQKPEGFNLLSGDDEFTLPVTLAGGAGVISVIGQAYPKEFSTMIQLAFEGKVKEAYEIHNRLVNITRLIFAEGNPCGIKAVLAEMGILKNYLRLPLIPASDELHVKIKAEMKNI
- a CDS encoding GNAT family N-acetyltransferase, with protein sequence MKITLAIATDIPLLQKLAEESWRANYRDILCAEQIDYMLRMMYSRDELQKHFDQAKYCYHLIWDGEMAVGFIGFEQDYEPQTTKLHRIYLLQECKGRGLGSFALKFLEETVRNYGNRRIILNVNKGNPAREFYSSQGYLVYDEGVFDIGNGFVMDDVLMEKFL
- a CDS encoding helix-turn-helix domain-containing protein; the protein is MKIYLKFDFNTICKSVLDQKLGEKGWKYRIVSFGEVEFLEQIPKEQMKELTESLNEYGIEIIENQKSALVQKIKDVIYDMVFSEKDVHVKASVYLAEKLNHSYGYLSNLFSEVTYTSIENFIIMQKIDYAKQLIVNDKLTLTEIAYRLNYSSVAHLSTQFKNTTGITPSQFQKIIAKRRELANMK
- a CDS encoding response regulator encodes the protein MVKEYMHIILADDDEDDRLFFTDAFEELKINTKVRTYNDGAALMDYLNSEDALLPEILFLDLNMPKKNGIECLDEIKNNPKLSNIAVAIYSTSSSEEHIEETFVKGANIYIKKPSDFGALKKVLSDVVTINWQYQTSGLNKDNFLLRM
- a CDS encoding PAS domain-containing protein, with product MNKFFRTRSSFLLTVIFIVSTALMFFLMAVTYKHLERQSKNSDWMTDSYEVSVKLERIYSNLKDIETERRNFILTEDPTSRQTISIKKQEINALLSELDTLFQAHPGQRESLESLKLMIRYKYEIVTASFVSNLSYDDMDALKESLMTGQRVMASIHDRIDQMLQEEKLLLEDRKAAFIFSQKSTPFYLYLISLFALGLLIFIFYKVNADIKNQRKLNYDLQVSLDTAQLAEKVGGYGIWILDYNTGTYHYSDNQYSLLGYEPQSFKADYGSFMNNVHRDDLHYVRAKYADMVQNGKMAPFRYRIVREDGVVKFLHVVGKSVISPNDDRILLGITMDVTSEIENQLQLENVNAILTDRNIHLNVANKTFEEAEKIGRFGTLQWILGDDRFVFSDNLVRLFGFEAEDFDHHPRSFFKTVHPQDAKMLEDRIAAITELQDISAFTFRILRNTDQKLIYIDVTCKIIRDSELGDYFLFILQDATEEVLDKNDIEEKNRILEAKNTELQAFNYFASHDLQEPLRKIQTFISRLKDKEYDKLSDTGKQYLERIQSSSDRMRLLIKDLLQFSRTTSAEQVFVTADLNQLMYNALEELHHPIEERKALVKTQTLPVLNVVPFQIQQLFINLISNSLKYSRENVTPEISITVDHVLSEEQGLPVKPGSYFYRIVFTDNGIGFEQQYAEKIFTLFSRLHGKLEYEGTGIGLAICKKIVENHSGYINAVGTPGKGSVFTVCLPAQ
- a CDS encoding lmo0937 family membrane protein, giving the protein MKDNILYMMAAVLFFSWMIGYMLFDIGGVFHFMFLFSVLAVLLKLVKDYSR
- the recG gene encoding ATP-dependent DNA helicase RecG; translated protein: MSLDTPVEFLKSIGPERAKLIRNVLDIVTVEDFLNFYPIRYLDKSQVYDIKNLSDTLPEVQLKGRIIDLKELGEGRSKRLAAKFQDETGIIDLVWFKYSKWLKEQLPVNKTVYIFGKVTLFNSQFSMAHPEIEVEELKEKPTGLLPIYPGSEKLSKRGLNHKFFQNVLRSICTQIPALLTENIPDAVRQKLKLMPRGEAYLNIHFPGDLRKYEQANRRIKFEEAFFFQLSYALKKQHHQANAIGNPFTLVGDYFTTFYRDHLPFPLTNAQKRVIREIRTDMRRPVQMNRLLQGDVGSGKTIVALLAMLIAMDNGFQSVMMAPTEILAQQHYNSLKELTEIAGIQIRLLTGSTKKSERKSIHDSLLSGDLSILVGTHAVLEDIVQFKNLGLAIIDEQHRFGVAQRARLWAKNRIPPHILVMTATPIPRTLAMSFYSDLDVSVIDEMPLGRKPIITAHRREKDRLSVFRFAQEEIEKGRQVYFVYPLIEESETLDYKNLMENFDHIVQFFEGCNVTMLHGRMKPNEKEDAMQYFASGKAQIMVATTVIEVGVNVPNASVMIIESAERFGLSQLHQLRGRVGRGAEQSYCILMTSDKLTKESRIRIKTMTETNDGFKISEVDMQLRGPGDLLGTQQSGILDFKKLDLTTDAKIIEASKDTVATILQKDPFLALPDHQNLKNHYLTHYRGKTSWGKIS